The following are encoded in a window of Lynx canadensis isolate LIC74 chromosome B1, mLynCan4.pri.v2, whole genome shotgun sequence genomic DNA:
- the PNMA2 gene encoding paraneoplastic antigen Ma2 codes for MALALLEDWCRIMSVDDQKSLMVLGIPVDCDEAEIQGVLQETLKSLGRYRLLGKIFRKQDNANAVLLELMEDTDVSVIPSEVQGKGGVWKVIFKTPNQDTEFLERLNLFLEKEGQTVSGMFRALGHEGLSPATVPCVSPELLAHVLGQAIAHAPQPLLPMRYRKLRVFSGSAVPAPEEEPFEIWLEQATEIVKEWPVAEAEKKRWLMESLRGPALDLMHIVQADNAAISVEECLEAFKQVFGSLESRRTSQVKYLKTYQEEGEKVSAYVLRLETLLRRAVEKRAIPRNIADQVRLEQVMAGASLSEVLWCRLRELKDQGPPPSFLELMKVIREEEEEEASFENENIEEPDEGDGYGSWDTRQRTKNHLRAGPTASAPRGGLLYPAETTWLFLSEASASGLDSSF; via the coding sequence ATGGCGCTGGCACTGTTAGAGGACTGGTGCAGGATAATGAGCGTGGATGATCAGAAATCGCTGATGGTTCTGGGGATACCAGTGGACTGTGATGAGGCTGAGATTCAAGGGGTTCTCCAGGAGACTTTAAAGTCTCTGGGCAGGTATAGGCTGCTCGGCAAAATATTCAGGAAGCAGGACAATGCCAATGCTGTCTTACTAGAGCTTATGGAGGATACCGATGTCTCGGTGATCCCCAGTGAGGTTCAGGGAAAGGGGGGTGTCTGGAAAGTGATCTTTAAGACCCCTAACCAGGACACTGAATTTCTGGAACGACTGAACCTCTTTCTGGAAAAAGAGGGGCAGACAGTCTCCGGTATGTTCCGAGCCCTCGGGCACGAGGGGTTGTCTCCAGCCACGGTGCCCTGCGTGTCCCCAGAGTTACTGGCTCACGTGTTGGGACAGGCGATAGCTCATGCCCCTCAGCCCCTGCTACCCATGAGATACCGGAAACTGAGAGTATTCTCGGGGAGCGCCGTGCCCGCCCCAGAGGAAGAGCCCTTTGAAATCTGGTTGGAACAGGCCACTGAGATCGTCAAAGAGTGGCCGGTagcagaggcagaaaagaaaaggtgGTTGATGGAAAGCCTGCGTGGCCCTGCCCTGGACCTCATGCATATAGTGCAGGCAGACAATGCAGCCATAAGCGTGGAAGAGTGTTTGGAGGCGTTTAAGCAAGTGTTTGGAAGCCTGGAGAGCCGCAGGACCTCCCAGGTGAAATACCTGAAGACGTatcaggaggagggggagaaggtcTCCGCCTACGTGTTGCGGTTAGAAACCCTGCTCCGGCGCGCCGTGGAGAAACGCGCCATCCCCAGGAATATCGCAGATCAGGTCCGCCTGGAGCAGGTCATGGCCGGGGCCAGCCTCAGCGAAGTCCTTTGGTGCAGGCTGAGGGAACTGAAAGATCAAGGGCCGCCTCCCAGCTTCCTCGAGTTAATGAAGGTGATccgggaggaagaggaggaagaggcctcTTTTGAAAACGAGAATATTGAAGAGCCAGATGAAGGGGATGGCTATGGGTCCTGGGATACGAGGCAGAGGACTAAAAACCATCTCAGGGCGGGACCCACAGCCAGTGCGCCCCGGGGAGGTTTGCTGTACCCCGCTGAGACCACGTGGCTATTTTTGTCCGAGGCCTCGGCGTCAGGTCTTGATTCttctttctaa